The genomic stretch TTCGAAGGCGCCTTCCACGGCCGCACGCTCGCGATGCTCGCCGCCACCGGCAACGAGAAGTACCTCGCCGGCTTCGGTCCGGTGGTCGAGGGCTTCACCCACGTCCCGTTCGACAACATGAACGCGCTGCGCGCGGCCATCACGCCGCAGACCGGCGGCATCATGATCGAACCCATCCAGGGCGAGGGCGGCGTCCGCCCCGCCCCCATCCGCTTCCTGCGCGAACTGCGCCAGGTCTGCGACGAATACGGCCTGCTGCTGGCGCTGGATGAAGTGCAGTCCGGCATGGGCCGTTCCGGCAAGCTCTGGGCGCACCAATGGGCGGATATCGAGCCCGACGTGATGTCGGCCGCCAAGGGCATCGGCGGCGGCTTCCCGCTCGGCGCGATCCTCGCCAAGGAGAAGGTCGCCAAGCACCTCAAGCCCGGCACGCACGGCACCACCTATGGCGGCGGGCCGCTCGCCTGCGCCGCCGGCCTCGCGGTGATGGACGTGGTGATGGCGCCGGGCTTCCTCGACCAGGTGGACCGCGTCGCGCGGCACCTCTGGCGCGGGCTGCTCGGCCTCGCGGAACGCCACCCCGACGTCATCGAGGGCGTACGCGGCGCCGGCCTGCTGCTCGGCATCAAGCTGAAGCCCGAGATCAGCAACGGCGACATGCAGGCCGCCGCCGTGGCGGAAGGCCTGCTGACGGTGGCCGCGGGCATGAACGTGCTGCGCCTGGCGCCGCCGCTCATCATCACCGAGGCCGAGGCGGACGAGGCGGTGGCGCTGCTCGACCGCGCCTGCCGCCGCCTCACGCCGTCGAAGGCGCAGGTCGCCGCGAAGTGAGCGCGGTGTTGAAGCCGGCCGGCGGGGGGAACGAGTCCCCCCGCCACTTCCTCGAGATCATGGATTTCGACGGGCCCGCGCTGCGCCGCATGCTCGACCTCGGTTCGCGGGCCAAGCGCGGCGACGTCGCAGGCAAGCCGCTCGCCGGCAAGACGGTCGCGCTGCTGTTCGAAAAGCCGTCGACCCGCACGCGCGTCAGCTTCGAAGTCGGCGTGCGGCAGTTGGGCGGCGAGGTGGTGGTGCTCTCGGCCCACGACACGCAGATGGGCCGCGGCGAAACGCCCAAGGACACCGCGCGCGTGCTCTCGCGCTATGTCGACGCGATCATGCTGCGCACCGACGACGTGCGGAAGATCCGCGAACTGGCCGAACACGCGACGGTGCCGGTGATCAACGGCCTCACCGATATCTCGCACCCCTGCCAGATCATGGCCGACGTGATGACCTTCGAGGAACATCGCGGCCCGATCGCCGGCCAGGTCGTGGCCTGGACCGGGGATGGCAACAACGTCGCGCAATCCTTCATCCAGGCCGCTGCGCGCTTCGGCTTCATCCTGCGCATCGCGACCCCGCCGGACCTGGCCCCGCCCACCGCGCTGGTCGACTGGGCGCGCGCACAGGGCGCACGCATCGAGCTGACCAACGACCCGGTCGCGGCGGTGCGCGATGCGCGCTGCGTGGTGACCGACGCCTGGGTGTCGATGTCGGACGAGAAGGAAGGCCGCGCGCCGCAGCGCCACAACCTGCTGGCGCCCTACCAGTTGAACGCCGCGCTGCTGGCCAAGGCGGCGCCCGATGCCATCGTGATGCACTGCCTGCCCGCCCATCGCGGCGAGGAGATCACCGACGAGGTGATGGACGGCCCGCAAAGCGTGGTGTTCGACGAGGCGGAGAACCGGCTGCACGCCCAGAAGGGCGTGCTGTTGTGGGCGCTGGGCGGGGGCTGACGGGCTGGCCGGGATGGCGCCGTCGGCCGCATCGCGACATCCGGCGCCGCAGCATCATCCAGCAGGCCGTGACACGCGCCGGTCCTGACAAGGCGCCGCTCGACTTTAGGAATTAATTCGGCAATCCTGCGCGATCATCGCTGCCAGACGGGTCCGCCGCCCCGGACCTGCCAGCCGAGTCCTGCCGCGCCTTCCATTCCCCGGCATGGAAAATCGCCTTTCTTCAAGCACTTAATCGCTCCCTCACAATTGCGCGACACACTCGCCCCGGTCACGCATCGGAGAATCTTGCATGTCGCGCATCGCGCAGACGCTTGGGCGCTTTTGGACACGGGTCGGGCTGGTGCAGCGCCTGGTCATCGCCGCTGTCCTGGCGGTGGGCGGCAGCGTCGCCATGCTCCAGCTGCTGCACCTGCGGGACTTCGAACAGCGGCAGATGGCGCATGCCCAGGCCGACCTCGACATGAACCTCGAACTTCTCAAGCAGGTCCTGCGACCGCTCGGCACCGGCTGGGCGATCCAGGATGGGCGGCTCACGCTCGGCGGCCAGCCGCTCGAAGGGCGCAACGACGTGGTCGATGCGGTCAAGCGCGTGGCCGGCGGCGTCGCCACCATCTTCCAGGGCGACCAGCGCATCGCGACGAACGTGCAGCGCCCCGACGGGACGCGCGGCACCGGCACGCGCCTGGCCGCCGGGACGGCCCATGACGCCGCCATCACCCGCGGCGAGGTCTATCGCGGCCGCAACGAGATCCTCGGCCAGTTGCACCTGACCATCTACGAACCGATCCGCGACGCCGCCGGCCGGCAGGTCGGGCTGTTGTTCGTGGGCGTGCCGGTCGCCGACATCGCCGCCGCCATCGCGCAACGCCGGCAGGACGCGCTGCTCACGGGGCTGGCGGTGCTGCTGCTGGTCGGCGCGGTGGTCTGGGTCACGGTGGTGCGTGCCATGCGCCCGCTGCGCGCCATCGCCGGCGCGATCGACACCATCGCGCAGGGCCGCACCGATGTGGACGTGCCCTGCCGCGACCGGACCGACGCGCTCGGCGTGATCGCGCGGTCGGTCGACACGCTGCGCGCCGCCACCGGCCGCGCCGCCGCCGCCGAGCACGCCGCGACCGAGGCGCGCCGGCAGGCCGAGCAGGCCCGCCGCGCCGCGGCCGAGGCCGCCGCCACCACCGTGCAGGACCGCATCGGTGCGCTCACCCGCAGCCTGGCCGGCGCCGCGCAGCGCCTGGCCGAGGCGAGCGGGGAGATCGCGCAGGGCACCGAAACCTCGGCCCGCCAGGCCGCCACCGCCGCCGCCGGCGCCGACCGCACCAGCGCCAATGTCGCGACGGTCGCCGCCGCGGCGGAACAGATGGCGGCCTCGGTCAGCGAGATCACGCGCCAGGTCAGCCAATCCGCCGCCACCACGCGCCGGGCCG from Roseomonas fluvialis encodes the following:
- a CDS encoding aspartate aminotransferase family protein, whose product is MIPALMPTYNRADLAFERGEGARLWTDDGRRFLDFGAGIATSSLGHGHPHLTKAIAEQAAKVMHVSNLYRVKQAEELAARHVAASFADSVFFCNSGAEANEGMTKAVRKYHAENGHPERFGMICFEGAFHGRTLAMLAATGNEKYLAGFGPVVEGFTHVPFDNMNALRAAITPQTGGIMIEPIQGEGGVRPAPIRFLRELRQVCDEYGLLLALDEVQSGMGRSGKLWAHQWADIEPDVMSAAKGIGGGFPLGAILAKEKVAKHLKPGTHGTTYGGGPLACAAGLAVMDVVMAPGFLDQVDRVARHLWRGLLGLAERHPDVIEGVRGAGLLLGIKLKPEISNGDMQAAAVAEGLLTVAAGMNVLRLAPPLIITEAEADEAVALLDRACRRLTPSKAQVAAK
- the argF gene encoding ornithine carbamoyltransferase, translating into MSAVLKPAGGGNESPRHFLEIMDFDGPALRRMLDLGSRAKRGDVAGKPLAGKTVALLFEKPSTRTRVSFEVGVRQLGGEVVVLSAHDTQMGRGETPKDTARVLSRYVDAIMLRTDDVRKIRELAEHATVPVINGLTDISHPCQIMADVMTFEEHRGPIAGQVVAWTGDGNNVAQSFIQAAARFGFILRIATPPDLAPPTALVDWARAQGARIELTNDPVAAVRDARCVVTDAWVSMSDEKEGRAPQRHNLLAPYQLNAALLAKAAPDAIVMHCLPAHRGEEITDEVMDGPQSVVFDEAENRLHAQKGVLLWALGGG
- a CDS encoding methyl-accepting chemotaxis protein — protein: MSRIAQTLGRFWTRVGLVQRLVIAAVLAVGGSVAMLQLLHLRDFEQRQMAHAQADLDMNLELLKQVLRPLGTGWAIQDGRLTLGGQPLEGRNDVVDAVKRVAGGVATIFQGDQRIATNVQRPDGTRGTGTRLAAGTAHDAAITRGEVYRGRNEILGQLHLTIYEPIRDAAGRQVGLLFVGVPVADIAAAIAQRRQDALLTGLAVLLLVGAVVWVTVVRAMRPLRAIAGAIDTIAQGRTDVDVPCRDRTDALGVIARSVDTLRAATGRAAAAEHAATEARRQAEQARRAAAEAAATTVQDRIGALTRSLAGAAQRLAEASGEIAQGTETSARQAATAAAGADRTSANVATVAAAAEQMAASVSEITRQVSQSAATTRRAAEQAGETDAGVRELAASAQKIGEVVRLISDIAGRTNLLALNATIEAARAGEAGKGFAVVASEVKALASQTAKATEEIGRQIADIQASTGQAVAAIQGIGEVVREVDQIAGAIAAAVEQQGAATQEIARGAGLAATGTGEVSGSVAEIRGSAEATAARVTELRRVVEDVAAGEAALRQELDGIVASLRAA